A single genomic interval of Candidatus Thermoplasmatota archaeon harbors:
- a CDS encoding ArsR family transcriptional regulator, whose translation MRRIKVVSEPTDMVPILRAFDSDVKRDVFKRLIDNWCTTKAIEKDFGPEGVEALRFFEKTKLVETRWEALPGGGTDKAFHSYYTSFHINTQCPVQDVAEILSVAAMPQDKFQHIESEIEALIGREETYSARAITEKLGIPLIRLRSVLKRSTKFELRGHLVTRMG comes from the coding sequence ATGCGCAGGATCAAGGTCGTCTCGGAGCCCACCGACATGGTCCCGATCCTGCGGGCCTTCGACTCGGACGTGAAACGGGACGTCTTCAAACGTCTCATCGACAACTGGTGCACGACGAAGGCCATCGAGAAGGACTTCGGCCCGGAAGGGGTCGAGGCGCTCCGTTTCTTCGAGAAGACCAAGCTCGTCGAGACCCGCTGGGAGGCGCTGCCGGGCGGCGGGACCGACAAGGCATTCCACTCCTACTATACCTCCTTCCACATCAACACGCAGTGCCCCGTGCAGGACGTCGCCGAGATCCTGTCCGTCGCCGCCATGCCGCAGGACAAGTTCCAGCACATCGAAAGCGAGATCGAGGCCCTCATCGGACGCGAGGAGACGTATTCGGCGCGCGCCATCACCGAGAAGCTCGGAATCCCCCTCATCCGCCTGAGGAGCGTCCTCAAGCGCTCGACCAAGTTCGAGCT
- a CDS encoding DUF120 domain-containing protein, whose protein sequence is MVDPEDKEILRQLAKLGALSDYIYTSSGEIGRRIGVSQQTASRRILDLVDRGFLTRRMTPRKQFIRLAAPGVEVLRKDLVELKALFATAEHMTIRGRVVAGLGEGQYYISRPGYMKAFNEILGFEPFPGTLNVEVEPLDREKVAELKEREGRLIKEFVSEGRTFGAVKCFRADLGGVECAAIFPLRSHHTNVLEMISPVQLRKKLDLADGADVSVRILLD, encoded by the coding sequence ATGGTCGATCCCGAGGACAAGGAGATTCTACGCCAGCTCGCGAAGCTCGGCGCGCTCTCCGACTACATCTACACGTCGAGCGGCGAGATCGGTCGCCGCATCGGGGTCAGCCAGCAGACGGCCTCGCGCCGCATCCTCGACCTCGTGGATCGCGGCTTCCTCACGCGGCGCATGACGCCGCGCAAGCAGTTCATCCGACTCGCCGCCCCGGGCGTCGAGGTCCTGCGCAAGGACCTTGTGGAACTCAAGGCGCTCTTCGCGACCGCCGAGCACATGACGATCCGCGGCCGCGTCGTCGCGGGCCTCGGCGAAGGGCAGTACTACATCAGCCGCCCGGGCTACATGAAGGCGTTCAACGAGATCCTCGGGTTCGAGCCCTTCCCCGGCACGCTCAACGTCGAGGTCGAACCGCTCGACCGCGAGAAGGTGGCGGAGCTCAAGGAGCGCGAGGGTCGCCTCATCAAGGAGTTCGTCTCCGAAGGCCGCACCTTCGGCGCCGTGAAGTGCTTCCGCGCGGACCTCGGCGGCGTCGAGTGCGCGGCCATCTTCCCGCTGCGCAGCCACCACACGAACGTGCTCGAGATGATCTCGCCCGTGCAGCTCCGCAAGAAGCTCGACCTTGCCGATGGGGCCGACGTCAGCGTGCGCATCCTGCTCGATTGA
- a CDS encoding GTPase, whose product MDLDFRRIPTIMDADEILDRAFRRAARVTIMARDPMERFKATESARVRTVQNLVDATLDRYVRKYPNFDELSPFYGELAGVLIDLDKTRKSLGALGWARKQTVKLGDEAVAKIKAARREDTVLNAKKAVYGRISSVVKQVDSDLRWLNGARDELKRLPTIDPEVPTIVVAGYPNVGKSSLVRKVSSGEPEVAPYPFTTKGITIGHFEKRRIRYQIVDTPGILDRKMEERNAIERQAVLALKHLSDVIVFMLDPSERCGYTIEEQERLLKEVSGMFPEATIIVAENKVDVGEGKYTKAKDRHRTSTETGEGLDELMAAAIKVASKKASLPSRR is encoded by the coding sequence GTGGACCTGGACTTCCGGCGGATCCCCACCATCATGGACGCGGACGAGATCCTCGACCGCGCGTTCCGCCGCGCGGCCCGCGTGACCATCATGGCGCGCGACCCGATGGAACGCTTCAAGGCCACCGAATCGGCGCGCGTCCGCACGGTGCAGAACCTCGTCGACGCGACCCTCGACCGCTACGTCAGGAAGTATCCGAACTTCGACGAGCTTTCGCCGTTCTACGGCGAGCTTGCGGGGGTCCTCATCGACCTCGACAAGACGCGGAAGTCCCTCGGCGCGCTCGGGTGGGCGCGCAAGCAGACCGTGAAGCTCGGCGACGAGGCGGTCGCGAAGATCAAGGCCGCCCGCCGCGAGGACACGGTGCTCAACGCGAAGAAGGCCGTATACGGCCGCATCTCGTCCGTCGTGAAGCAGGTCGACAGCGACCTGCGCTGGCTCAACGGCGCGCGCGACGAGCTGAAGCGTCTGCCGACGATCGATCCCGAGGTGCCGACGATCGTCGTCGCGGGTTACCCGAACGTGGGCAAATCTTCGCTCGTGCGCAAGGTCTCCTCCGGCGAGCCCGAGGTCGCGCCGTACCCGTTCACGACGAAAGGCATCACGATCGGCCACTTCGAGAAGCGGCGCATCCGTTACCAGATCGTCGACACGCCCGGCATCCTCGACCGAAAGATGGAGGAGCGCAACGCGATCGAACGGCAGGCGGTGCTCGCGCTGAAGCACCTCTCGGACGTCATCGTCTTCATGCTCGACCCGAGCGAGCGCTGCGGCTACACCATCGAGGAGCAGGAGCGCCTGCTCAAGGAGGTTTCCGGGATGTTCCCGGAGGCCACGATCATCGTCGCCGAGAACAAGGTCGACGTGGGCGAGGGCAAATACACGAAGGCCAAGGACCGGCACCGGACCTCGACCGAGACGGGCGAGGGGCTGGACGAGCTCATGGCCGCCGCGATCAAGGTGGCCTCGAAGAAGGCGAGCCTTCCCTCGCGCCGGTGA
- a CDS encoding SDR family oxidoreductase — MDLGLAGRSAAVMAASEGLGRAAALALAREGARVALCARRRDKLEAAARAIADETGSEVLPIVADVSRADDVARFVETAASRFGGLDVLVTNSGGPPAGRFVDFKDEDWQRAFDLVVMSQVRAVRAALPHLARSRGAVVAIASTSVKQPIDNLTLSNALRASVGGLAKTLSLEHARDGVRFNVVLPGSMATARSQARAEAAGVSFNEWAAARGREIPLGRMGEAAELGDVVAFLASPRASYVTGVSIQVDGGIVKGVL, encoded by the coding sequence ATGGATCTGGGTCTCGCGGGCAGGTCCGCGGCCGTCATGGCCGCAAGCGAAGGCCTCGGGCGAGCCGCCGCGCTCGCCCTCGCCCGCGAAGGCGCCCGCGTCGCCCTCTGCGCGCGGCGCCGAGACAAGCTCGAGGCGGCGGCCCGCGCCATCGCGGACGAGACCGGCTCCGAGGTCCTTCCCATCGTCGCCGACGTGAGCCGCGCCGACGATGTCGCGCGTTTCGTCGAAACGGCCGCCTCGCGCTTCGGCGGGCTCGACGTCCTCGTCACGAATTCCGGGGGTCCGCCCGCGGGGCGCTTCGTCGATTTCAAGGACGAGGACTGGCAGCGCGCGTTCGACCTCGTCGTGATGAGCCAGGTCCGCGCGGTGCGCGCGGCGCTTCCCCACCTCGCGCGCTCGCGAGGCGCGGTCGTCGCGATCGCCTCCACGAGCGTCAAGCAGCCGATCGACAACCTCACGCTCTCGAACGCGCTGCGCGCGAGCGTCGGGGGGCTCGCGAAGACGCTCTCGCTCGAGCATGCCCGCGACGGCGTGCGCTTCAACGTCGTTCTTCCCGGCTCGATGGCCACGGCGCGCTCGCAGGCGCGTGCGGAAGCCGCGGGCGTTTCGTTCAACGAATGGGCGGCCGCGCGCGGCCGGGAGATCCCGCTCGGCCGGATGGGCGAAGCCGCCGAGCTGGGCGACGTCGTCGCTTTCCTCGCTTCGCCGCGCGCGAGCTACGTGACGGGCGTCTCGATCCAGGTCGATGGCGGTATCGTGAAAGGGGTCCTCTGA
- a CDS encoding fumarylacetoacetate hydrolase family protein, which produces MRLCSFYEYESVVGGVLVGDRVYSLEDVAEATESDLGPDLSSLVKRRQVETLRGALAKFKPTTGGWKPDRLKFAAPFRDPPKIWGIGLNFREHATDLEAPAPDEPASYMRPATALADPSTPLRLPRGIGRFTGEAEIGVVLGAPLSGDVTREEARDAVLGFAPALDLTAEDLVRKNPRYLVRAKSYPDSCAFGPFLVTKDEWEPKPATTIATVVNGKTVREAPVSSMAMDPYALVAWHAAVFPWQAGDLLLTGTPGAGVLNPGDTLEARIDGLPDLATTVA; this is translated from the coding sequence ATGCGACTGTGCAGCTTCTACGAATACGAATCCGTCGTGGGCGGCGTCCTCGTGGGCGACCGCGTCTACTCGCTCGAGGACGTCGCGGAGGCGACGGAAAGCGACCTCGGACCCGATCTCTCGTCGCTCGTCAAGCGCCGCCAGGTCGAGACGCTCCGCGGCGCGCTCGCGAAGTTCAAGCCGACGACCGGCGGATGGAAGCCCGACCGCCTGAAGTTCGCCGCGCCTTTCCGTGACCCCCCGAAGATCTGGGGCATCGGCCTCAATTTCCGCGAGCACGCGACCGACCTCGAGGCCCCCGCGCCGGACGAGCCCGCCTCCTACATGCGGCCCGCGACCGCGCTCGCGGACCCCTCCACGCCGCTCAGGCTTCCGCGCGGCATCGGCCGTTTCACCGGCGAAGCCGAGATCGGCGTCGTCCTCGGCGCCCCGCTCTCGGGCGACGTGACGCGGGAAGAAGCGCGCGACGCGGTGCTCGGCTTCGCGCCCGCCCTCGACCTCACCGCGGAGGATCTCGTCCGCAAGAATCCCCGATACCTCGTGCGCGCGAAGAGCTACCCGGATTCCTGCGCGTTTGGTCCGTTCCTCGTCACGAAGGACGAGTGGGAGCCCAAGCCCGCGACCACCATCGCCACGGTCGTGAACGGCAAGACGGTGCGCGAGGCGCCGGTCTCCTCGATGGCGATGGATCCGTACGCGCTCGTGGCCTGGCACGCGGCCGTCTTCCCGTGGCAGGCCGGCGACCTCCTTCTCACGGGCACGCCCGGCGCGGGCGTCCTCAATCCGGGCGACACGCTCGAAGCCCGCATCGATGGCCTGCCGGACCTCGCGACCACCGTCGCGTGA
- the larE gene encoding ATP-dependent sacrificial sulfur transferase LarE: protein MERAMEAPEALERLRAAFRDQGSVLVAFSGGVDSAVLAKIGAETLGSRSLAVIVDSESYAASERDAAVAFARDLAIPFEVVHHSELADARYAENPTNRCYFCRQGLADVTLAIAAKRGFAAVAVGTNASDLGDWRPGLAAIRERGLWEPFMELGLTKEGVRAVARLLGLPVAEKPSMACLSSRIPYGEAITFGKLRRIEAAEAWIRARGFRQVRVRSLGDVARVEVLPDEVPRLAALEAELAAALRGLGYASVAIDPKGYRTGALNEGLVLGGRA, encoded by the coding sequence ATGGAGCGCGCCATGGAGGCGCCCGAGGCGCTCGAACGGCTCCGCGCGGCCTTCCGCGACCAGGGGAGCGTGCTCGTCGCGTTCTCGGGCGGCGTCGACAGCGCCGTGCTCGCGAAGATCGGCGCCGAGACGCTCGGGTCGCGCTCGCTCGCCGTCATCGTCGACTCCGAATCCTATGCCGCCTCCGAGCGCGACGCGGCGGTCGCCTTCGCGCGCGATCTTGCGATACCGTTCGAGGTCGTCCACCACTCCGAGCTCGCGGACGCGCGCTATGCCGAGAATCCGACGAACCGCTGCTACTTCTGCCGACAGGGCCTCGCGGACGTCACGCTCGCCATCGCGGCGAAACGGGGCTTCGCGGCGGTCGCCGTCGGCACGAACGCGAGCGACCTCGGCGACTGGCGTCCCGGCCTCGCGGCGATCCGCGAGCGCGGACTCTGGGAGCCGTTCATGGAGCTTGGGCTGACCAAGGAGGGGGTCCGCGCCGTCGCGCGGCTCCTCGGACTTCCGGTCGCGGAGAAGCCCAGCATGGCCTGCCTTTCGAGCCGCATCCCCTACGGCGAGGCCATCACGTTCGGGAAGCTGCGCCGCATCGAGGCCGCGGAGGCCTGGATCCGGGCGCGAGGGTTCCGCCAGGTGCGCGTGCGAAGCCTCGGGGACGTGGCGCGCGTCGAGGTTCTTCCGGACGAGGTCCCCCGGCTCGCCGCCCTCGAAGCGGAGCTTGCGGCCGCCCTTCGCGGGCTCGGGTACGCAAGCGTCGCGATCGATCCGAAAGGCTACCGCACGGGGGCGCTCAACGAAGGCCTCGTCCTCGGCGGGCGCGCATGA
- a CDS encoding cation:proton antiporter has protein sequence MALSAETALVSDLAVVMITAGVTTVLFHRLKMPTILGYLLAGLLVGPNLFGATLIQDAASIRTLATLGVVFLLFSVGLDFSLRRLASIGPFPLVAGSLQILAILVAGYLVGLALGWSAAESILLGAVLSISSTTIVVKILADSGQLHSDRAAVIFGILLVEDVAAIIFLALLSGYGATGAVSLDVFMTTLAVAIFFIAAVLAIGLVVIPRVVDYVATLASNEVLVVSVLGFLLGVSILAETLGLSAALGAFLAGAVVSEARSAPRVSDRILSVKDMFTAVFFTTMGMLVDPSFLLGAAPLVFVVILLALLGKLVAGSLSAVAAGYPPRLAFHTGLGLAVIGEFSFVIADLGDRLGLARPELFPTVVAASAATVLLAPVLMRAEPIIETWVARRLPPRFVSYLHLYSAWIRRIGTIRGRSPVIGSARGHLVQALLHAAALLAIVFAARFLGSLARIRAEDLGLRPSFAEVAVWILLGLAAVPFALAFARRVDRLLHDLAISTLPPTAEPATPSRAVINTMRLIAFFVFAAMTVLILGPVLPPLPLLIVLVVVLGLVLFLLRETIVQMNERIEKTLEQALQGVPPEEVQEIRGLIETTYPWGVSAGSATVPAGGEASGRTIRDLNLRRRTGATIVALDRGADRIVNPPPNVVLQPGDRVTVVGEEDQVNSARDVLRQAPTGATAPSGEARWVEVALPTTTPLAGRMLASMRLRERTGATIVGLSRSGARLPNPPPETRLEVGDVLLLMGSPEQVAHARAVLLASELDEDELPS, from the coding sequence GTGGCCCTGAGCGCCGAGACCGCCCTCGTGAGCGACCTCGCCGTCGTCATGATCACGGCCGGCGTCACGACGGTCCTGTTCCACCGGCTCAAGATGCCCACGATCCTCGGATATCTCCTCGCGGGGCTTCTCGTGGGCCCGAACCTTTTCGGGGCGACGCTCATCCAGGACGCGGCGAGCATCCGGACGCTCGCCACCCTCGGCGTCGTGTTCCTGCTGTTCAGCGTCGGCCTCGATTTCAGCTTGAGGAGGCTCGCGTCGATCGGGCCGTTCCCGCTCGTCGCCGGATCGTTGCAGATCCTCGCGATCCTCGTCGCGGGGTATCTGGTCGGTCTCGCGCTCGGGTGGTCCGCGGCCGAGTCGATCCTTCTCGGCGCCGTTCTCTCGATCAGCAGCACGACCATCGTGGTGAAGATCCTCGCGGACTCCGGGCAGCTCCACAGCGATCGCGCGGCCGTCATCTTCGGCATCCTGCTCGTCGAGGACGTCGCCGCCATCATCTTCCTGGCGCTCCTGTCGGGCTACGGCGCGACCGGCGCCGTGAGCCTCGACGTCTTCATGACCACGCTTGCGGTCGCCATCTTCTTCATCGCGGCGGTGCTCGCGATCGGGCTCGTCGTGATCCCGCGCGTCGTGGACTACGTCGCCACGCTCGCCTCAAACGAGGTGCTCGTCGTCTCCGTCCTCGGGTTCCTCCTCGGCGTGAGCATCCTCGCGGAAACGCTCGGGCTCTCCGCGGCCCTCGGCGCCTTCCTCGCCGGCGCGGTCGTCTCCGAGGCCCGGAGCGCGCCGCGCGTCTCCGATCGCATCCTCAGCGTCAAGGACATGTTCACCGCCGTCTTCTTCACGACGATGGGCATGCTCGTGGACCCGAGCTTCCTCCTCGGCGCGGCGCCGCTCGTGTTCGTCGTCATCCTGCTCGCCCTGCTCGGCAAGCTCGTCGCCGGCTCGCTCTCCGCGGTCGCCGCCGGCTATCCGCCGCGGCTCGCCTTCCACACGGGTCTCGGGCTCGCGGTCATCGGCGAATTCTCCTTCGTCATCGCCGACCTCGGCGACCGCCTCGGGCTTGCGCGCCCCGAGCTCTTCCCGACCGTGGTCGCGGCTTCGGCGGCGACCGTGCTGCTCGCCCCCGTGCTCATGCGCGCGGAACCGATCATCGAGACGTGGGTGGCGCGCCGGCTCCCGCCGCGTTTCGTCTCCTATCTCCACCTCTATTCCGCGTGGATCCGTCGCATCGGCACGATCCGGGGTCGCTCTCCCGTGATCGGATCCGCGCGCGGCCATCTCGTGCAGGCCCTCCTCCACGCCGCGGCGCTCCTCGCGATCGTGTTCGCGGCGCGATTCCTCGGCTCGCTCGCGCGGATCCGCGCCGAGGATCTCGGGCTTCGCCCCTCGTTCGCCGAAGTGGCCGTGTGGATCCTCCTCGGCCTCGCGGCCGTGCCCTTCGCGCTCGCGTTCGCCCGCCGCGTGGACCGGCTGCTCCACGACCTTGCGATTTCGACGCTTCCCCCGACCGCCGAGCCCGCGACGCCGTCGCGCGCGGTCATCAACACGATGCGGCTCATCGCCTTCTTCGTGTTCGCGGCGATGACGGTCCTCATCCTCGGGCCCGTCCTCCCGCCGCTCCCGCTTCTCATCGTGCTCGTGGTCGTCCTCGGCCTCGTTCTCTTCCTCCTCCGCGAAACCATCGTGCAGATGAACGAGCGGATCGAGAAGACCCTCGAGCAGGCGCTGCAGGGCGTTCCGCCCGAGGAGGTCCAGGAGATCCGCGGCCTCATCGAGACGACCTATCCGTGGGGCGTGAGCGCGGGATCGGCGACGGTCCCCGCGGGCGGCGAAGCCTCGGGGCGGACCATCCGGGACCTCAATCTCCGCCGGCGCACCGGAGCCACGATCGTCGCGCTCGATCGCGGCGCGGACCGCATCGTGAATCCCCCGCCGAACGTCGTCCTCCAACCCGGCGACCGGGTCACGGTCGTCGGCGAGGAGGATCAGGTGAACAGCGCGCGCGACGTCCTCCGGCAGGCGCCGACGGGCGCGACCGCGCCCTCGGGCGAGGCGCGATGGGTCGAGGTGGCCTTGCCCACGACGACGCCGCTTGCCGGCCGGATGCTCGCCTCGATGCGTCTCCGGGAGCGGACCGGGGCCACGATCGTCGGTCTCTCGCGTTCGGGCGCGCGCCTCCCGAATCCTCCTCCGGAGACGCGTCTCGAGGTCGGGGACGTGCTCCTTCTCATGGGGTCGCCCGAGCAGGTCGCCCACGCGCGCGCCGTCCTCCTCGCGTCGGAGCTCGACGAGGACGAGCTTCCGTCGTGA
- a CDS encoding winged helix-turn-helix domain-containing protein, with product MAEHFDIYQSGAGFRAVTNEVRRRILDLLVERERQLPELVELTGKAKPTLSSVHMRALIEDGLVEEVPHPHDARKKIYRIAARKIGSWNGPDAEPPRRLRELSRGTSGLRVGRALAAMTVPEAEGATTLVHAQARALGEETADTLASGTLRDVLAAVASFWEREHLAIVPKIDLDGPLIEIALDEGFARERDEPLVAKALAGFLEGVLSAKGVYEGHAEPTAAAGDRRYELRLAPASAPDRSS from the coding sequence ATGGCAGAGCATTTCGACATCTACCAGAGCGGCGCCGGATTCAGGGCGGTGACGAACGAAGTCCGGCGCCGCATCCTCGACCTCCTCGTGGAGCGCGAGCGTCAATTGCCCGAGCTCGTCGAGCTCACGGGCAAGGCGAAGCCCACGCTCTCGAGCGTTCACATGCGCGCGCTCATCGAGGATGGTCTCGTGGAGGAGGTGCCGCATCCGCACGACGCGCGGAAGAAGATCTACAGGATCGCGGCCCGCAAGATCGGTTCATGGAACGGGCCCGACGCCGAGCCTCCGCGCCGGCTCCGGGAACTTTCGCGCGGGACGAGCGGCCTGCGGGTGGGTCGAGCCCTCGCGGCGATGACGGTCCCGGAGGCGGAGGGCGCGACGACCCTCGTGCACGCCCAGGCTCGGGCGCTCGGCGAGGAGACGGCCGACACGCTCGCGAGCGGAACGCTGAGGGACGTCCTCGCGGCCGTGGCGAGCTTCTGGGAGCGCGAGCATCTTGCCATCGTTCCCAAGATCGACCTCGACGGTCCGCTGATCGAGATCGCCCTCGACGAGGGTTTCGCGCGCGAGCGCGACGAGCCGCTCGTCGCGAAGGCGCTCGCCGGATTTCTCGAAGGCGTGCTTTCGGCGAAGGGCGTCTACGAGGGCCACGCGGAGCCGACGGCGGCCGCCGGCGATCGCCGCTACGAGCTCCGCCTCGCCCCCGCTTCGGCGCCCGACCGGTCCTCTTAA